The Coleofasciculaceae cyanobacterium genome contains a region encoding:
- a CDS encoding ParA family protein — protein MGQVIAIANQKGGTGKSSCAVHLLHWCSQKGSTLLIDADAQESSTRWVQGKDYNSRVEQDPEELFELAQDQADNYQFLIIDCPGSLGEVTKAAIYCADIVLIPVQPGVLDVDSANKTFRHIKHAQKIRKDGTPTGLAFISRAIKGTRALAEAKEYLQQQPHITLADSVIYQRQLIQDAPASRSTAFTMQGTIAKEVANFYNSLFEEALSIYA, from the coding sequence ATGGGTCAAGTTATTGCGATAGCTAATCAAAAAGGCGGTACGGGAAAATCATCTTGTGCGGTACACCTATTACATTGGTGTAGTCAAAAAGGAAGTACTTTACTCATCGATGCTGACGCTCAAGAAAGCAGTACTCGTTGGGTACAAGGTAAAGATTACAATAGCCGAGTAGAGCAAGATCCAGAAGAACTATTTGAATTAGCTCAAGATCAGGCAGATAATTATCAATTTCTAATTATTGACTGTCCTGGCAGTTTGGGGGAAGTTACCAAAGCTGCAATATATTGCGCGGATATAGTTTTAATTCCCGTACAGCCTGGAGTTTTAGACGTTGATAGTGCCAACAAGACATTTCGCCATATTAAACACGCTCAGAAAATTAGAAAAGATGGTACTCCCACTGGTTTAGCGTTTATCAGCAGAGCCATAAAAGGAACTCGCGCTTTAGCTGAAGCCAAAGAATATTTACAGCAGCAGCCCCATATTACTCTTGCCGATTCAGTTATTTATCAACGGCAATTAATTCAAGATGCTCCTGCTAGTCGTTCGACTGCATTTACCATGCAGGGAACAATCGCCAAAGAAGTAGCCAATTTTTATAATTCTTTATTTGAAGAAGCTTTATCAATCTATGCCTAG